From Spirochaeta isovalerica, the proteins below share one genomic window:
- the hisI gene encoding phosphoribosyl-AMP cyclohydrolase: MIEPDFSKPADGLLPAIAQDFETGEILMQAYMNRESWEETLKSGYAVYYSRSRKELWKKGATSGNLQEIKEIRLDCDCDAILLKVNQIGGVACHTGRRSCFFNVAVPLKP; the protein is encoded by the coding sequence ATGATAGAACCAGATTTTTCCAAACCGGCAGACGGCCTGCTGCCTGCCATAGCGCAGGATTTCGAAACAGGAGAGATCCTCATGCAGGCCTATATGAACAGAGAATCCTGGGAGGAAACCCTGAAGAGCGGTTACGCGGTATACTATTCCAGGAGCCGTAAAGAATTATGGAAGAAAGGCGCCACATCAGGTAACCTTCAGGAGATAAAAGAGATCCGTCTCGACTGCGATTGCGACGCGATTCTGCTCAAAGTCAACCAGATTGGCGGAGTGGCTTGCCATACAGGGCGGCGAAGCTGTTTTTTCAATGTGGCGGTCCCCTTAAAGCCGTGA
- a CDS encoding MBL fold metallo-hydrolase, whose amino-acid sequence MAGSELRQLGPSTWVLEGPTNIGFITQSDGIYLVDSGNDKESGRKINQILKERNWTLQAVINTHSNADHIGGNDYLQRNLGCRIFSSPLESAFTEHPRLEAAFLWGGMEVKDLRNKFFLAKPSRVTDIVTDGLVIGDNIGSFPIPGHYFDMIGLESPDNCLFVADSLFGEDILEKYKIPFIFDVKAYRNSIELIAGRPGAYFIPSHGNIVDNARGLIDSNLAVLDKLEADLMAILGEKKSFDYILSDICRINGIKLNHGQFALVGSTIRSFLSFLYNEGKIRTQFEDNILYWQGI is encoded by the coding sequence ATGGCAGGAAGCGAACTGAGGCAACTGGGGCCGTCAACCTGGGTTTTAGAGGGGCCGACCAATATCGGGTTTATTACACAAAGTGACGGAATTTATCTGGTCGATAGCGGAAATGATAAAGAGTCGGGAAGAAAGATCAATCAGATTCTCAAAGAGAGAAACTGGACGCTTCAGGCAGTTATCAATACCCATTCCAACGCGGACCATATCGGCGGTAACGACTATCTTCAGAGAAACCTCGGCTGCCGTATTTTTTCTTCCCCTCTGGAAAGTGCTTTTACCGAACACCCGCGGTTGGAAGCTGCCTTCCTATGGGGCGGGATGGAGGTGAAGGATCTCCGGAATAAGTTCTTTCTCGCTAAACCCTCCCGTGTCACCGACATTGTCACCGATGGACTAGTCATAGGGGACAACATCGGCTCTTTCCCGATTCCGGGACACTACTTTGATATGATAGGTCTCGAATCTCCCGATAATTGCCTCTTCGTCGCCGATTCGCTTTTCGGAGAGGATATTCTGGAAAAATATAAAATCCCTTTTATTTTCGATGTGAAGGCATACAGGAATTCAATTGAGTTGATAGCAGGAAGACCGGGAGCGTACTTTATTCCATCCCATGGAAATATCGTCGATAACGCCCGGGGCCTGATAGACAGTAACCTCGCAGTTCTGGATAAGTTAGAAGCGGATCTGATGGCTATTCTAGGTGAAAAGAAGAGTTTTGATTACATCCTCAGCGATATCTGCCGGATTAACGGTATCAAATTGAATCACGGTCAGTTCGCACTCGTGGGCAGTACAATCCGGTCTTTCCTCTCATTTCTCTATAATGAAGGGAAAATCAGAACTCAATTCGAAGATAATATTCTCTACTGGCAGGGGATTTGA
- a CDS encoding DUF2232 domain-containing protein, translating to MDRRGWTEVSLAAVLSLIMSMTGLLLLFFMLPLQVMAVRRGEKGFLISASGVLFGNLILKLALTPEAVTAGSLIIADFAVFLLLIGGLYAVNFKMGSFSKVWGFLIVTATAGLLSLPVLLYLGSDPAFLAVMTAQIESALAMLQQAFQGDAVVGSITAEGMFRIFKDSFLSSYLAVYCFFVALTWRLGLRIGLKSIGRENEQPKLQELNVPDRLVWFLFIPLTLVLLRMLLNGKGFDMDLGIAGFAVSNSLYIAGALYGLQGFGLLQFLMARKQVNPGVRRMTGWLLPLSLLIFPLNLAVIFLLPGLGVSELWINYRHNDKELVQ from the coding sequence ATGGATAGAAGAGGATGGACAGAGGTATCGCTCGCGGCGGTGCTCTCTCTGATAATGAGTATGACAGGGCTTTTACTGCTCTTCTTTATGCTCCCTCTTCAGGTCATGGCAGTCAGGCGCGGCGAGAAAGGTTTTCTCATTTCCGCGTCGGGGGTCCTCTTCGGGAATCTGATTCTCAAACTGGCCCTCACCCCGGAAGCGGTAACCGCAGGGAGTCTGATAATAGCTGATTTTGCTGTTTTCCTTCTCCTGATCGGCGGTCTTTACGCAGTGAATTTCAAAATGGGATCCTTTTCAAAAGTGTGGGGATTTCTGATTGTCACTGCCACAGCCGGTCTGCTTTCACTTCCGGTTCTGCTCTATCTGGGTTCCGATCCCGCTTTTCTCGCGGTGATGACGGCACAGATCGAGAGCGCACTAGCAATGCTTCAGCAGGCATTCCAGGGAGATGCTGTTGTCGGATCAATTACCGCTGAAGGTATGTTCCGGATTTTCAAGGATTCTTTCCTGAGCAGTTATCTCGCTGTTTATTGCTTTTTTGTGGCGTTGACCTGGCGGCTCGGACTGCGCATCGGCTTGAAGTCGATAGGGCGCGAAAACGAGCAGCCGAAATTACAGGAGTTAAATGTACCGGATAGGCTTGTCTGGTTCCTTTTCATCCCCCTGACACTGGTTCTGCTGCGGATGCTGCTGAACGGAAAGGGTTTTGATATGGATCTGGGTATAGCCGGGTTTGCTGTCAGCAACAGCCTGTACATTGCGGGGGCTCTATACGGATTGCAGGGATTCGGTCTGCTGCAGTTCCTTATGGCCAGGAAACAAGTGAATCCGGGGGTCCGGAGGATGACGGGATGGTTATTACCCCTGTCTCTTCTGATTTTTCCCCTGAATCTGGCAGTCATTTTTCTGCTGCCTGGTCTGGGAGTTTCCGAACTCTGGATAAACTACAGACATAATGATAAGGAGTTGGTCCAATGA
- a CDS encoding PIG-L deacetylase family protein yields MSRFNKTVLVVQAHPDDTDAWCSGTLKLLKDKGYRIAIATMTAGGLGGLDTGEEETMALRKNEAARSAEVLGAEYYCLDQRDGYVYDNLEARIKTLELIRKVKPGIVMSHVPNDYHSDHRATAAIVDVATMQATLPNAPCKEAPLDVTPLFYHTAPMTLKGALGEPMPAPQFFIDISTAVETKEKMLACHQSQISLMKKMFNMDNFFEEALDYNRQIGKLCGFEYAECFWQHLGGGFETYPLIQNELKDYLEVSDEFK; encoded by the coding sequence ATGAGCAGATTTAATAAAACTGTTCTGGTCGTGCAGGCCCATCCCGATGACACGGACGCCTGGTGTTCCGGAACTCTCAAGCTGCTGAAAGATAAGGGCTACCGCATAGCTATAGCCACTATGACGGCCGGCGGGTTGGGCGGACTCGATACCGGCGAAGAGGAAACGATGGCTTTGCGAAAAAACGAAGCCGCCCGATCAGCAGAAGTTCTCGGCGCCGAATATTACTGCCTGGATCAACGGGACGGTTATGTCTACGACAACCTGGAGGCCCGCATAAAAACACTGGAGCTGATCAGGAAGGTGAAACCGGGAATCGTCATGAGTCATGTTCCCAATGATTATCACTCTGATCACAGAGCCACAGCTGCCATAGTTGATGTGGCGACCATGCAGGCGACACTGCCTAATGCTCCCTGCAAGGAAGCCCCGCTGGATGTGACCCCCCTGTTCTATCACACGGCGCCTATGACCCTGAAAGGGGCTCTGGGCGAGCCGATGCCGGCTCCTCAGTTTTTCATTGATATCAGCACGGCTGTGGAGACTAAGGAAAAAATGCTGGCCTGCCATCAGTCGCAGATCAGCCTTATGAAGAAAATGTTCAATATGGATAATTTTTTTGAGGAAGCCCTCGACTACAACCGCCAGATCGGAAAGCTCTGTGGTTTTGAATATGCCGAATGCTTCTGGCAGCATCTGGGCGGAGGATTTGAAACCTATCCCCTGATCCAGAACGAATTAAAAGACTATTTAGAGGTTAGCGATGAATTTAAATGA
- the ssb gene encoding single-stranded DNA-binding protein: protein MAGDINRVILVGRLTRDAELSYTTSGFALTKFSVAINRRRKQGDQWVDEANFFDCVLWGKRGESLNQYLQRGQQVAVEGELRQERWEQDGMKRSKVSIEVTNIQLLGGKSEGSSGSYNNNNNGGRNYQSQPSQPNQSQNSQPFDTYSGGGSFEDDIPF from the coding sequence ATGGCTGGTGATATTAATCGTGTAATACTTGTAGGGCGTCTCACCAGAGATGCCGAATTGAGTTATACAACTTCGGGTTTTGCTCTGACAAAGTTCAGCGTTGCCATAAACCGCAGAAGAAAGCAGGGAGATCAATGGGTTGATGAGGCCAACTTTTTTGACTGCGTGCTCTGGGGGAAAAGAGGCGAATCGCTGAATCAGTATCTGCAGCGCGGCCAGCAGGTTGCCGTTGAAGGAGAGCTCCGTCAGGAAAGATGGGAACAGGATGGCATGAAGAGGAGCAAAGTCTCCATCGAAGTGACAAACATCCAGCTTCTGGGCGGAAAATCTGAAGGTTCTTCCGGTTCCTACAATAACAATAACAATGGCGGAAGAAATTATCAGTCTCAACCATCTCAACCTAATCAGTCTCAGAATTCCCAGCCCTTTGACACATACAGCGGCGGCGGAAGTTTTGAGGACGACATCCCGTTTTAA
- the rpsR gene encoding 30S ribosomal protein S18: MADDMKDMGQDGRKDAGPRGGKGRGRMFFRKKVCKFCIKKVEVDYKNPDSLRRFITERGKILPRRITGTCAKHQRMLAREIKRSRTLALLPFVTK, from the coding sequence ATGGCTGACGATATGAAAGATATGGGCCAGGATGGCAGAAAAGATGCCGGCCCGAGAGGCGGAAAAGGCAGAGGCAGAATGTTCTTCAGAAAGAAAGTATGTAAATTCTGCATCAAGAAAGTAGAAGTGGATTACAAAAATCCCGACAGTCTCAGAAGATTCATCACTGAAAGAGGAAAAATCCTCCCCAGAAGAATCACTGGTACCTGTGCAAAGCACCAGAGAATGCTGGCAAGAGAAATCAAAAGATCCAGAACTCTGGCACTTCTGCCTTTCGTTACAAAATAA
- a CDS encoding flavodoxin family protein, translating to MKEVLIVYFSGTGCTRLVAETFHRLLGKRGIQSSLRELRHDSGDTFSEYERLVICFPVHACNAPEPELMKKDRRMALGRSQELYS from the coding sequence ATGAAAGAAGTTCTGATCGTATATTTTTCAGGGACAGGATGCACGCGGCTTGTTGCTGAGACATTTCATCGATTGCTCGGAAAGAGAGGGATTCAAAGTTCTCTGCGCGAGCTAAGACATGATTCCGGCGACACGTTTTCCGAATATGAACGGCTTGTTATCTGTTTTCCGGTCCATGCCTGTAATGCTCCGGAACCGGAACTGATGAAAAAAGACCGCAGGATGGCTCTGGGCCGGAGTCAGGAGCTATATTCTTGA
- a CDS encoding diphosphate--fructose-6-phosphate 1-phosphotransferase, with product MIKGNAVVGQSGGPTSVINSSLAGVMSAVKNTANIETLYGMHFGIEGFMKEDLWDLSAQSDSVIDGLRQTPSSALGSSRHKVQESDFPRILEVFKKFNIRYFFLIGGNDTMDTIHRVEEYCSREGYELYGVGIPKTVDNDLYGTDHTPGFASAARYNALSVQQAGALARDMKKVDQFVVYQTIGRDAGWLAAATVLAKKQEDDAPHLIYCPERVFDADKFIEDAGKCIDKYGWVSVVVSEGLKYADGTPVSASQDADKFGNTEFGAMGGASVGLNVHKLLSNKLGLRGEFQITESLIMSAIDRAIPEDLQRAFDCGVKAVELAAAGTSAVMVTIEREEKEGKVSFQYGTAPLSSVAVRAKSMPEDYINEEGNFVTDKFLDYIKPLIPELPAFTRLEDKFA from the coding sequence ATGATAAAAGGTAATGCTGTCGTCGGGCAGTCGGGAGGACCCACTTCCGTTATCAATTCTTCGCTGGCCGGGGTTATGTCGGCAGTGAAAAATACGGCGAACATAGAAACGCTTTACGGTATGCACTTCGGTATCGAAGGATTTATGAAGGAAGACTTATGGGATCTTTCCGCTCAGAGTGATTCCGTAATCGATGGTTTGAGGCAAACGCCTTCATCAGCTCTGGGCTCTTCCCGCCATAAAGTTCAGGAGAGTGATTTCCCCCGGATTCTCGAAGTCTTTAAAAAATTCAATATCCGCTATTTCTTTCTCATCGGCGGAAACGACACCATGGATACCATCCACAGGGTCGAAGAATATTGCAGCCGGGAAGGCTACGAGCTGTACGGAGTCGGAATACCCAAAACGGTTGATAACGACCTTTACGGAACAGATCACACACCCGGTTTTGCTTCGGCGGCCAGATATAACGCTCTCTCGGTCCAGCAGGCCGGCGCTCTGGCCAGGGATATGAAAAAAGTTGATCAGTTTGTCGTTTACCAGACTATCGGGCGCGATGCGGGATGGCTGGCAGCGGCCACTGTTCTGGCAAAAAAACAGGAAGATGATGCACCGCATTTGATTTACTGTCCTGAAAGAGTTTTCGATGCGGATAAATTTATCGAAGACGCCGGAAAGTGTATCGATAAGTACGGATGGGTTTCCGTTGTCGTGAGCGAAGGTTTGAAATACGCTGATGGAACGCCGGTAAGTGCATCACAGGATGCCGACAAATTCGGCAATACGGAATTCGGCGCCATGGGTGGAGCAAGCGTCGGATTGAATGTTCATAAGTTGCTTTCTAATAAACTCGGGTTGAGAGGGGAGTTCCAGATTACCGAATCCCTGATTATGAGTGCCATCGACAGAGCCATTCCTGAAGATCTGCAGAGAGCTTTCGACTGCGGTGTCAAGGCTGTCGAGCTTGCCGCAGCTGGAACATCGGCGGTTATGGTTACCATCGAAAGAGAGGAGAAGGAAGGAAAAGTTTCTTTTCAATATGGTACCGCTCCTCTGTCAAGTGTTGCCGTCAGGGCCAAGTCCATGCCTGAAGATTATATTAATGAAGAGGGGAACTTCGTTACGGACAAATTTCTCGATTACATCAAACCTCTGATTCCCGAACTGCCGGCCTTTACGCGGCTGGAAGATAAGTTTGCCTGA
- a CDS encoding SIS domain-containing protein encodes MNLNEKKYSQYALCREMLETADVVRNFDLSRISPFAEKVKGASRLFLTGEGSSRIFPAKRAIYENLRSGNNLSLHTDGSTQALEYNLNEVPVFGMSNSGRTKELVRLFKKLKSEDHNGGIYGITAFDKTPVTEITDRSFVLDCGSEDAVAATKSVAEQALFYHALLAEMNGEKLTGLKEAGDAVEKALTLEIDPAIIAKIASAGMIYFAGRNNGVAEELTLKTNEITRKKSDYLEGTYAAHGIEEVMNKEDILIVVDPFEDEEEKFRQCLADGVGMNIIAISSRQTSFDTVIIPDGGAFRNYVELAAGWSLLVETGIALGVDLDKPVRARKVGNEVAG; translated from the coding sequence ATGAATTTAAATGAAAAAAAATACAGTCAGTACGCCCTTTGCCGGGAAATGCTGGAAACCGCCGATGTGGTCAGAAACTTTGATCTTTCGAGAATTTCTCCTTTTGCTGAAAAAGTAAAAGGAGCCTCCCGTCTTTTCCTGACGGGAGAGGGGTCCAGCCGTATTTTCCCCGCCAAAAGAGCCATCTATGAAAACCTCCGGAGCGGGAACAATCTCTCTCTCCATACGGACGGATCAACTCAGGCTCTCGAGTACAATCTCAATGAGGTTCCCGTATTCGGGATGTCCAACTCCGGCAGAACAAAGGAGCTGGTCAGGCTTTTCAAGAAACTGAAATCAGAAGATCACAATGGTGGAATTTACGGAATTACAGCTTTTGACAAAACACCTGTTACGGAAATCACCGATCGTTCCTTCGTTCTCGACTGCGGAAGCGAAGATGCCGTCGCGGCGACTAAAAGCGTAGCCGAACAGGCGCTTTTCTATCATGCTCTTCTCGCTGAAATGAATGGAGAAAAATTGACAGGACTCAAAGAAGCCGGCGACGCCGTTGAGAAGGCTTTGACGCTGGAAATCGATCCTGCCATCATAGCAAAAATCGCATCGGCCGGAATGATCTATTTCGCAGGACGGAACAACGGGGTAGCCGAAGAGCTGACGCTTAAAACCAACGAAATCACACGGAAAAAATCCGATTACCTCGAAGGGACCTACGCGGCTCACGGAATCGAGGAAGTCATGAACAAAGAAGACATTCTGATCGTCGTCGACCCCTTTGAAGATGAAGAAGAGAAATTCCGCCAGTGCCTTGCCGACGGCGTAGGGATGAATATCATCGCCATCTCCTCCAGACAGACTTCATTTGATACGGTTATCATTCCCGACGGAGGCGCGTTCCGGAATTACGTGGAGCTTGCTGCGGGGTGGAGTCTTCTCGTCGAGACGGGGATTGCTCTCGGGGTGGATCTGGATAAACCGGTCAGGGCCCGCAAAGTCGGTAACGAGGTCGCAGGCTGA
- a CDS encoding UTP--glucose-1-phosphate uridylyltransferase: MTEKLNNSLIDKDLTLHILERYNRGDFDHVKPVLAQSFPPVDNKTIIDMTGSPSYEDKTATMIANLEKYGIPPGDFIRENRDTTKLNKAELEQIGRRLMSCYSFGILNGGSATSYADSKKNRAFNRALFELTEAEFRTLAEISTGKAKGITPAFINRDGTAGPSFIELKMRSLLLAGVPSLFQMTSHFNNDSVSETYKGYEKSPFLLDLIELRNNNICRVETGVQPLLAAFTHSRSGKKKSLFEKENGDLLPLPGGHGQCFVTLKETFSRLRAKGIRFISIGNVDNSGYTPDPVSLAVLALSGKQAGFDFSFKTPVDVKGGILVKDQNGHLNCADLGVAIDKDVVVEAEKKGDSILFNCATGLFNLDYLMENIDWIIESLPMRFSDQDKDAGLYSQAEQVTWEVIGLLDDILIFAVDKYDRFLAAKLIMENLMTSGIKTDKYPEELKELSLKLNSGLEKKLSTVYGLELIDNRWYPIPAEKLELQS, encoded by the coding sequence ATGACAGAAAAACTGAATAATTCCCTTATTGATAAAGATCTGACGCTGCATATTCTGGAGAGATACAACCGGGGAGATTTCGATCATGTTAAACCTGTCCTGGCTCAGTCTTTTCCTCCTGTTGATAATAAAACGATAATCGATATGACCGGTTCCCCTTCTTACGAGGACAAAACCGCGACAATGATTGCCAACCTTGAGAAATACGGCATACCCCCCGGCGATTTTATCAGAGAAAATCGGGACACGACCAAATTGAACAAAGCCGAACTGGAACAGATCGGCCGCAGGCTCATGTCTTGTTATTCCTTCGGAATACTTAATGGCGGTTCGGCGACTTCCTATGCCGATTCCAAAAAAAACAGAGCCTTTAACCGGGCCCTGTTCGAACTGACCGAAGCTGAGTTTCGCACTTTAGCGGAAATCTCAACGGGAAAGGCAAAAGGGATTACCCCGGCATTCATCAACAGAGACGGAACAGCAGGCCCTTCTTTTATTGAACTGAAAATGCGCTCTCTTCTTCTGGCCGGTGTTCCCTCTCTTTTTCAGATGACAAGCCATTTCAATAACGACTCTGTTTCAGAAACATATAAAGGATATGAGAAAAGCCCATTCCTGCTCGACCTGATTGAACTGAGAAACAACAATATCTGCCGCGTCGAAACAGGAGTCCAACCCCTTCTGGCTGCGTTCACCCACAGCCGGTCCGGCAAAAAGAAGAGCCTTTTTGAAAAAGAGAATGGAGATCTTCTCCCCCTTCCCGGCGGTCACGGTCAGTGCTTTGTCACGCTGAAAGAAACATTTTCAAGGCTCCGGGCAAAAGGCATCCGCTTTATATCCATCGGAAACGTGGACAACTCTGGCTACACTCCCGATCCGGTCAGTCTGGCCGTCCTGGCTCTATCGGGAAAGCAGGCGGGGTTCGATTTCTCATTCAAAACACCGGTTGATGTAAAAGGCGGCATACTCGTCAAAGATCAAAACGGCCACCTGAACTGTGCCGATCTGGGTGTGGCTATTGATAAGGACGTTGTTGTAGAGGCTGAAAAAAAAGGAGACTCCATTCTGTTCAACTGTGCAACGGGACTTTTCAACCTCGATTATCTTATGGAGAATATTGACTGGATTATCGAATCGCTTCCCATGCGCTTCAGCGATCAGGACAAAGATGCCGGTCTGTATTCCCAGGCGGAACAGGTGACCTGGGAAGTCATCGGCCTTCTCGATGATATCCTTATTTTCGCCGTTGATAAATACGACCGCTTTCTGGCGGCTAAGCTGATAATGGAAAATCTGATGACAAGCGGCATTAAAACCGATAAATATCCCGAGGAACTGAAGGAGCTGTCGCTGAAACTCAACAGCGGTCTTGAAAAAAAGCTCTCTACAGTCTACGGTCTTGAATTAATAGATAACCGCTGGTACCCCATACCAGCGGAAAAGCTGGAGTTGCAGTCATGA
- the rplI gene encoding 50S ribosomal protein L9 yields the protein MKVILKQDLSNLGEEGDVKVVADGYGRNYLIPKGIAVPYNKANVEIFNQKKNAIEARKEAKRKDALSFKDKLAGEELKFAMPVGEKGKLFGAITSANIVEELAKLGISVEKKKIDVPDHSIKVVGTYTVKIKLYGGEVAELKVVVEASEVKAEKKETPAAKPAVETEAEAEAETEEEAETEEEAADETDVEDEE from the coding sequence ATGAAAGTAATATTGAAACAGGATTTATCCAACCTCGGCGAAGAGGGTGACGTAAAAGTCGTTGCTGACGGATACGGAAGAAACTACCTCATTCCCAAAGGGATCGCCGTTCCCTACAATAAGGCTAACGTGGAAATCTTCAACCAGAAGAAAAACGCCATTGAAGCCAGAAAAGAAGCCAAGAGAAAAGATGCTCTGTCCTTTAAAGACAAACTGGCGGGCGAAGAACTGAAATTCGCTATGCCTGTTGGTGAAAAAGGTAAACTCTTCGGAGCCATTACCAGCGCCAACATCGTTGAAGAACTGGCTAAGCTCGGTATTTCAGTTGAAAAGAAAAAAATCGACGTTCCCGATCATTCCATCAAGGTTGTCGGAACATACACTGTTAAAATCAAACTTTACGGTGGTGAAGTCGCTGAACTGAAAGTTGTAGTCGAAGCATCGGAAGTTAAAGCTGAAAAGAAAGAAACACCTGCTGCAAAGCCTGCTGTAGAAACTGAAGCTGAAGCAGAAGCCGAAACAGAAGAAGAAGCCGAAACAGAAGAAGAAGCTGCTGACGAAACAGATGTTGAAGACGAAGAATAA
- a CDS encoding ROK family transcriptional regulator: MPDSKQFQRIVNRSHVLQKLRISNGISRIEISRQLGLDRSTITNLVNPLLEMSIVKVLSEGNAPSKGGRRPVLLGINENYGSILGIDLQISSFSAVLTNLNGEILKEWSGDMKFAGMVETILGVYEQLKSEIEQVPVPLIGIGVGIPAIVDTEKGLIHKATSLHLGGFDFNREAEGKFPVPVIIDNDANCCAWGQLERNKERKLDNFLNIIWKLHRLEGEEAPEEIEIGMGIVLGGEVYYGSGSAAGELPENLLSRHAADIYRQTGSGWEIDSRALTVYLDSLFGFLIPIFHVFDPGEIFFGGHFTRFREEVEKRMAESPFKVTFPRTNELDTAYGAASMFVEKLFQTPMLKGEKEGAEIKEYDLFSKLKQSR, encoded by the coding sequence ATGCCCGATAGCAAGCAGTTTCAGAGAATCGTCAACCGCTCTCATGTTTTACAGAAGCTTAGAATCAGCAATGGAATAAGCCGGATCGAGATTTCAAGACAGCTGGGACTGGACAGGTCCACTATAACAAACCTTGTCAATCCTCTTCTGGAGATGTCAATCGTCAAAGTCCTGTCGGAGGGAAACGCTCCTTCCAAGGGCGGTCGCCGGCCTGTTCTTCTGGGAATAAACGAAAATTACGGGTCAATACTGGGGATTGATCTTCAAATCAGCTCCTTTAGTGCGGTTCTGACCAATCTCAACGGAGAGATCCTCAAAGAATGGTCCGGTGATATGAAATTCGCGGGAATGGTTGAAACCATACTCGGTGTATACGAGCAATTGAAAAGTGAAATTGAGCAGGTTCCCGTTCCCCTGATCGGTATAGGTGTCGGAATTCCCGCTATCGTCGATACAGAGAAGGGCTTGATTCATAAGGCGACATCCCTTCATCTCGGCGGTTTTGATTTCAATAGGGAGGCTGAAGGAAAATTCCCGGTTCCCGTCATTATTGATAATGATGCGAACTGCTGCGCCTGGGGACAGCTTGAACGGAACAAAGAGAGAAAACTGGATAATTTTCTCAATATCATCTGGAAGCTCCACCGTCTCGAAGGAGAAGAAGCTCCCGAAGAGATTGAAATCGGTATGGGAATCGTTCTGGGGGGAGAAGTGTATTACGGATCCGGATCAGCTGCCGGTGAGCTGCCCGAGAATCTCTTGTCCCGCCATGCCGCCGATATCTACAGGCAGACCGGATCCGGATGGGAAATAGACAGCCGTGCCCTGACCGTATACCTGGACAGCCTTTTCGGCTTTCTTATCCCGATTTTTCATGTATTTGATCCCGGGGAAATCTTTTTCGGCGGCCACTTTACCAGGTTCCGGGAAGAAGTGGAGAAGCGGATGGCGGAAAGCCCATTCAAAGTGACCTTTCCCCGGACCAATGAGCTTGATACGGCTTACGGAGCCGCTTCCATGTTTGTGGAAAAACTCTTTCAGACCCCCATGCTGAAGGGAGAGAAAGAGGGGGCGGAAATAAAAGAATATGATCTGTTCAGCAAGTTGAAACAGAGTAGATAA
- a CDS encoding YkgJ family cysteine cluster protein, with protein sequence MRDSYKQMLDRASAKTQETSKFFKKLKKIKTAELDNLFLERHIRYSSEIDCLDCANCCRGTGPLIKERDIKRLSKSLSMKPGEFTDTYLQVDEEGDMIFREMPCPFIAGNNYCIVYEDRPTACREYPHTDRQKIAKYLGPTLKNYSICPIVYLVIEDLKKTIP encoded by the coding sequence GTGAGAGATTCCTATAAGCAGATGCTGGACAGAGCTTCAGCCAAAACTCAGGAAACGTCAAAATTCTTTAAGAAACTGAAAAAAATCAAAACCGCCGAACTGGATAATCTCTTTCTGGAAAGACACATCCGCTACAGCAGTGAGATCGACTGTCTGGATTGCGCGAATTGCTGCCGGGGAACCGGCCCGCTTATAAAAGAACGAGATATTAAGAGGTTATCCAAATCCCTTTCCATGAAACCCGGAGAGTTTACCGACACGTACCTTCAGGTCGATGAAGAGGGGGATATGATTTTCCGGGAAATGCCCTGCCCTTTTATAGCCGGCAATAATTACTGCATTGTTTATGAAGACAGACCGACGGCCTGCAGGGAATACCCGCATACAGACCGTCAGAAAATCGCAAAATATCTCGGGCCGACACTGAAAAACTACAGCATCTGCCCCATCGTCTATCTGGTAATCGAAGATTTGAAAAAGACTATTCCTTAA
- the rpsF gene encoding 30S ribosomal protein S6 yields MRTYEFVSIFNTKEDNYAVGLKAVKELLQKHGVEISSEEDMSDRQLAYPVKKEERGHYHLFVIKAAPESLVKIDEDLKLTPSVLKYLFVKQEK; encoded by the coding sequence ATGAGAACTTATGAATTTGTGAGTATCTTCAACACAAAGGAAGATAACTACGCAGTAGGCCTCAAGGCCGTAAAAGAACTGCTCCAGAAACACGGTGTTGAGATCTCTTCTGAAGAGGATATGAGCGACAGACAGCTCGCCTATCCCGTAAAGAAAGAAGAGAGAGGACACTACCACCTGTTTGTAATCAAAGCAGCGCCTGAAAGTCTCGTAAAGATCGATGAAGATCTCAAGCTGACTCCCAGTGTGCTCAAATATCTCTTCGTAAAACAAGAAAAATAA